In one window of Haloarcula halophila DNA:
- a CDS encoding TrmB family transcriptional regulator, with amino-acid sequence MSEPRVIEELQGLGLTEYQSRTYLAAVKLGRSRPTDLAEESGVPQARIYDVIDDLKSEGLVEVHSQARGKEITAPSPKTVLNQLKRRRIDDLSETVSTAVSELESVYHRTEENPDAFVTMVGREDSAMRHARQAIADAEWWLTLSVNVTRYPNLRSDIEDALDRNVTVRLLLLGDETIVSGTDFDDRLRVRHRATADTFIAADRSYGVFSSKHPARSGQPYIITQERNLVLLFQNYSEQIWPASTVVQEGSDGARRYLDPWHAINDLESEFEAGTDLYATVRGTHTERHRQGSWEGEIVDYEIAGPTDVDYSVAVPQEVSLTVATDDGTVTVGGWKATIEDIAAEGVEITRL; translated from the coding sequence ATGAGTGAGCCACGGGTTATCGAGGAGCTTCAGGGGCTGGGCCTGACGGAGTACCAGTCCCGTACCTACCTCGCCGCGGTGAAACTCGGGCGGTCCCGGCCGACCGATCTCGCGGAGGAGTCCGGGGTGCCACAGGCCCGGATCTACGACGTCATCGACGACCTGAAGAGCGAGGGACTGGTCGAGGTCCACTCACAGGCCCGCGGGAAAGAAATCACGGCCCCCTCGCCGAAGACGGTGCTGAACCAGCTGAAACGCCGTCGGATCGACGACCTCTCGGAGACGGTGTCGACGGCTGTTTCGGAGCTGGAGAGCGTTTACCACCGAACCGAGGAGAACCCCGACGCGTTCGTCACCATGGTCGGGCGCGAGGATTCGGCGATGCGTCACGCACGGCAGGCCATCGCCGACGCCGAGTGGTGGCTCACGCTCTCGGTCAACGTGACTCGCTACCCCAACCTCCGATCAGACATCGAAGACGCATTGGACAGGAACGTCACAGTCAGGCTGCTGTTGCTCGGCGACGAGACTATCGTCTCCGGGACGGACTTCGACGACCGCTTGCGGGTGCGCCACCGGGCGACCGCCGACACGTTCATTGCGGCGGATCGGAGCTACGGCGTCTTCAGTAGCAAACACCCGGCCCGGTCGGGCCAGCCGTATATTATCACCCAGGAGCGAAACCTCGTGCTCCTGTTCCAGAACTACAGCGAGCAGATCTGGCCCGCCTCGACAGTTGTCCAGGAGGGCAGCGACGGAGCGCGGCGTTACCTTGATCCCTGGCACGCCATCAACGACCTCGAATCGGAGTTTGAGGCCGGTACCGACCTCTACGCCACCGTCCGCGGGACCCACACGGAACGACACCGACAGGGGTCCTGGGAGGGTGAGATCGTCGACTACGAGATCGCCGGTCCGACGGATGTCGACTACAGCGTCGCGGTCCCACAGGAGGTGTCGCTGACGGTCGCGACGGACGACGGCACCGTCACCGTCGGAGGCTGGAAGGCGACCATCGAGGACATCGCCGCCGAAGGCGTCGAGATCACCCGACTCTGA
- a CDS encoding extracellular solute-binding protein — protein sequence MSDSSPRTDVKRRRFIKAAGVTGVTALLSGCGGDSGGGTETDGSDNTDTAGGDGGTTTDTMTAESFTLEYVDVDGDRAKEHFAPVIDELNGEYDTDISLNFREIPYGNMRQQLLTRVGGGNAPDVAAIDQIWLGSFYESGELMSFSDMKDAVNFDDYFAGFKPAVQQEGDLVGFPITTDVRGMYWHKNMVDEAGFDPESPPETWSEFYELGKQVHNPPETYGTGVIVASGIWSVPLFSAGGQFLSSDGSTPRFNSEDGVQAASFYDAIYNTEDFGPQEPIFGDHNMPREFIGGTYATTPVYGSWLDFFARQEGMSNEEIKQQFGFGLTPHPEGGQPATMNGGFAWAAFNTTDRPDIVRDFMTRISTQEFNRKIARVTGRIPTRQSLLDASDVWENILWSETIKDMLEYGGTRPVSNWSTVSSVLNPELQRVAFDRAEPQTALENAAQKFRNQV from the coding sequence ATGTCAGATTCCAGTCCACGGACGGACGTGAAGCGACGCCGGTTCATCAAGGCGGCCGGTGTGACCGGTGTGACCGCGCTTCTCTCGGGCTGTGGTGGCGACAGCGGGGGTGGGACAGAGACCGACGGTAGCGACAATACGGACACTGCGGGCGGCGACGGTGGCACCACGACTGACACGATGACCGCCGAGTCGTTCACGCTAGAGTACGTCGACGTCGACGGCGACAGGGCGAAAGAGCACTTCGCGCCGGTCATCGACGAACTGAACGGTGAGTACGACACCGACATCTCGCTGAACTTCCGAGAGATTCCCTACGGGAACATGCGACAGCAACTCCTCACACGTGTGGGGGGTGGCAACGCGCCAGACGTAGCCGCCATCGACCAGATCTGGCTAGGGTCGTTCTACGAGAGCGGGGAACTGATGTCGTTCAGCGACATGAAGGACGCAGTCAACTTCGACGACTACTTCGCCGGGTTCAAGCCGGCTGTCCAGCAGGAGGGAGATCTGGTCGGGTTCCCCATCACCACTGACGTCCGCGGGATGTACTGGCACAAGAACATGGTCGACGAGGCCGGATTCGACCCTGAGAGCCCGCCAGAGACGTGGTCGGAGTTCTACGAACTGGGCAAGCAGGTCCACAATCCGCCGGAAACCTACGGGACGGGCGTCATCGTCGCTTCCGGTATTTGGAGCGTGCCGCTGTTCAGCGCCGGCGGCCAGTTCCTCAGTTCCGACGGCTCCACGCCACGATTCAACAGTGAGGACGGCGTTCAGGCGGCGTCGTTCTACGACGCCATCTACAACACCGAGGACTTCGGCCCGCAGGAGCCCATCTTCGGCGATCACAACATGCCCCGGGAGTTCATCGGCGGCACCTACGCGACGACACCGGTGTACGGCTCGTGGCTCGATTTCTTCGCCCGGCAAGAGGGGATGTCCAACGAGGAGATCAAACAGCAGTTCGGCTTCGGCCTCACACCCCACCCGGAGGGGGGGCAGCCGGCGACGATGAACGGCGGGTTCGCGTGGGCGGCGTTCAATACCACCGACCGCCCCGACATCGTTCGGGACTTCATGACCCGCATCAGCACCCAGGAGTTCAACCGAAAGATCGCGCGTGTCACCGGCCGCATCCCGACCCGACAGTCGCTGCTCGATGCCAGTGACGTCTGGGAGAATATTCTCTGGTCGGAGACCATCAAGGACATGCTGGAGTACGGTGGCACCCGACCGGTCAGCAACTGGTCGACGGTCAGTTCGGTGCTGAACCCCGAACTCCAGCGAGTCGCCTTCGATCGGGCTGAACCACAGACAGCCCTGGAGAACGCCGCACAGAAGTTCCGGAACCAGGTGTAA
- a CDS encoding carbohydrate ABC transporter permease, whose protein sequence is MSDSDPTYLTEFDTGTSTSERLTRAERLYEAIDARLPYLMIAPVFAIVFGLILYPAVWAFKLSLYEVKIYNLDQQTFVGFQNYVEIFNNPLFYKVMRNSVVFVGASVVGQVGIGAVLAILLDRSWLGDRLSQFFRATFILPWATTAVIVGYSWQFLLNSRVGLVNQFLMWLGWANPPAWLNSIEFAMVGIVVMNIWRGTPFSLIFQTSGLQSIQESFYEAARVGGASRLQTVRNVTLPLLRPFLLMNLILVTLFTFNVFGMILVMTGGGPLNATEVLALHMYETAFSVGNFGKASALAVLLFLFNLCTVAFYLKAFGGIEQAI, encoded by the coding sequence ATGTCCGATTCAGATCCGACGTATCTCACCGAGTTCGACACCGGTACTAGCACCAGCGAACGGCTCACACGGGCCGAACGGCTCTACGAGGCCATCGACGCGCGGTTGCCTTACCTCATGATCGCGCCGGTGTTCGCCATCGTCTTCGGGCTCATCCTCTACCCAGCGGTCTGGGCGTTCAAGCTCAGTCTCTACGAGGTGAAGATCTACAACCTCGACCAGCAGACGTTCGTCGGTTTCCAGAATTACGTCGAGATATTCAACAACCCACTGTTCTACAAGGTGATGCGAAACAGCGTCGTCTTCGTCGGCGCCAGCGTCGTCGGCCAGGTCGGTATCGGCGCCGTCCTCGCCATCCTGCTGGACCGCTCGTGGCTGGGCGACCGGCTCTCGCAGTTCTTCCGGGCGACGTTCATCCTGCCGTGGGCAACGACAGCGGTCATCGTCGGCTACTCCTGGCAGTTCCTGCTGAACTCACGGGTTGGACTTGTCAACCAGTTTCTGATGTGGCTAGGGTGGGCGAACCCGCCGGCGTGGCTCAACAGTATCGAGTTTGCCATGGTCGGTATCGTCGTGATGAACATCTGGCGCGGGACGCCGTTCTCGCTCATCTTCCAGACGAGCGGTCTCCAGAGCATCCAGGAGTCGTTCTATGAGGCCGCCCGCGTCGGCGGCGCCTCGCGACTGCAGACCGTCCGGAACGTGACGCTTCCCCTGCTTCGGCCCTTCCTCCTGATGAACCTCATTCTCGTGACCCTGTTTACGTTCAACGTCTTCGGGATGATCCTCGTGATGACCGGCGGCGGACCACTCAACGCGACGGAGGTGTTGGCGCTCCACATGTATGAGACGGCGTTCAGCGTCGGCAACTTCGGGAAGGCCAGCGCCCTCGCAGTGTTGTTGTTCCTTTTCAACCTCTGTACAGTGGCGTTCTACCTGAAGGCGTTCGGCGGCATCGAACAAGCGATCTGA
- a CDS encoding carbohydrate ABC transporter permease, translating to MSVQQRLLESRYRVRNGIEYARKHPENALLRGVGFAVLVSATVYFLVPLYWLFVAAFKPPNTIGFPPDIVPSTVSATNFQTILTQTEFVGQYLINSVIVAGGSAILVLTIATPAGYAFSRYDIKYKNYLMVAILSVQMIPFLAMIIPLYRIFSIIGLLDTLLVIIIVASANTIPVGTWLIKGYFDTVPDGLEEAARVGGASRFQAFRVIIPLAKPALGAVTIYAFVGAWNQFVIPLTFTNSEAKWVYPVAIYRFISRQGVVNWGLLGAASLIAMLPILVLFVTFQKQFVAGLTGAEYKG from the coding sequence ATGAGTGTCCAACAACGCCTCCTCGAATCACGCTACCGCGTCCGGAACGGAATCGAGTACGCCAGGAAGCACCCCGAAAATGCGCTCCTGCGGGGTGTCGGGTTCGCCGTCCTCGTGAGCGCCACGGTATATTTCCTCGTCCCGTTGTACTGGCTGTTCGTCGCCGCGTTCAAGCCGCCAAACACTATCGGGTTCCCGCCGGATATCGTCCCCTCGACGGTGTCGGCGACGAACTTCCAGACGATCCTCACGCAGACAGAGTTCGTCGGCCAGTATCTCATCAACAGCGTCATCGTCGCCGGCGGATCCGCAATACTCGTCCTCACAATCGCGACGCCGGCAGGCTACGCCTTCTCCCGGTACGACATCAAGTACAAGAACTACCTGATGGTCGCCATCCTGTCCGTCCAGATGATCCCGTTCCTAGCGATGATCATCCCGCTGTACCGCATCTTCTCGATCATCGGCCTGTTGGACACGCTGTTGGTCATCATCATCGTCGCCTCGGCTAACACGATCCCGGTCGGAACGTGGCTGATCAAGGGCTACTTCGACACCGTCCCCGACGGATTGGAAGAGGCGGCCCGCGTCGGCGGGGCCTCGCGGTTCCAGGCGTTCCGCGTCATTATCCCGCTCGCGAAGCCAGCGCTGGGCGCCGTAACAATCTACGCGTTCGTCGGCGCGTGGAACCAGTTCGTCATCCCGCTGACGTTCACCAACAGCGAAGCCAAGTGGGTGTACCCGGTGGCGATCTACCGGTTCATCTCCCGTCAGGGTGTCGTCAACTGGGGGTTGCTGGGGGCGGCCAGCCTCATCGCGATGCTGCCGATCCTCGTACTGTTCGTGACGTTCCAGAAGCAGTTCGTTGCCGGACTCACCGGCGCGGAGTACAAAGGGTGA
- a CDS encoding ABC transporter ATP-binding protein — MSTIRLDNVTKEFSDVTAVDDVDFEIEDSELLVLVGPSGCGKTTLLRTITGLETPTEGDVYIDENRVTDIPARKRDVALVFQNFALFPHMSVFENISFNLRMQGDLDDGEIEARVEDIAEMLDIDDLLQRDISELSGGQKQRVSLGRAIVTNPAAFMLDEPLANLDANLRDQMETEIVRLQKRLGITTVHVTHNQSEAMTMGDRIAVMNDGEIQQLGSPETVFYEPANLFVARFIGSPTMNLVNATVGDDRVRVGGFGDATLSVPVETDIVGDRSVVLGVRPEHVAVRQDDPGGGEWLSMEVAFEEFHGANRYLFFDPPGIEEFVAQVDSSENVGTGDRVSVRPVPDQVHLFDPASGERIDETAVGESNTPVPESHKQDDD, encoded by the coding sequence ATGAGTACGATCAGACTCGACAATGTGACAAAGGAGTTCAGCGATGTAACGGCCGTCGACGATGTCGACTTCGAGATAGAGGACAGCGAACTGCTCGTCCTCGTCGGCCCCAGCGGCTGCGGGAAGACCACCTTGTTACGGACTATTACTGGGCTGGAGACCCCAACCGAGGGGGACGTCTACATCGACGAGAACCGCGTGACCGACATCCCGGCCCGCAAGCGGGACGTAGCGCTCGTGTTCCAGAACTTTGCGCTCTTTCCGCACATGAGTGTCTTCGAAAACATCTCGTTCAATCTCCGGATGCAGGGCGACCTCGATGACGGGGAGATCGAGGCCCGCGTCGAGGACATCGCCGAGATGCTCGACATCGACGATCTGCTGCAACGGGACATCAGTGAGCTTTCTGGCGGCCAGAAACAGCGCGTCTCGCTGGGGCGGGCCATCGTCACCAACCCGGCCGCATTCATGCTCGACGAGCCGCTGGCGAACCTCGACGCGAACCTCCGGGATCAGATGGAGACCGAGATCGTTCGGCTCCAGAAACGGCTGGGCATCACTACCGTCCACGTCACCCACAACCAGAGCGAGGCGATGACGATGGGCGACCGCATCGCCGTGATGAACGACGGGGAGATCCAGCAACTCGGCTCCCCAGAGACGGTGTTCTACGAGCCGGCCAACCTCTTCGTCGCCCGGTTCATCGGCAGCCCAACGATGAACCTCGTCAACGCCACCGTCGGGGACGACAGGGTTCGTGTCGGCGGATTCGGCGACGCCACCCTCTCGGTACCGGTCGAAACCGACATCGTCGGCGACCGGTCGGTCGTCCTCGGCGTGCGCCCCGAACACGTCGCGGTCAGGCAGGACGATCCTGGCGGCGGCGAGTGGCTGTCAATGGAGGTCGCCTTCGAAGAGTTCCACGGGGCGAACCGCTACCTGTTTTTTGACCCTCCCGGGATCGAGGAGTTCGTCGCACAGGTCGACTCCAGCGAGAACGTCGGCACCGGCGACCGGGTCAGCGTTCGGCCCGTCCCCGACCAGGTCCACCTCTTCGACCCAGCTTCCGGCGAGCGTATCGACGAGACGGCCGTTGGGGAGTCGAACACGCCCGTTCCGGAGTCACACAAGCAGGACGATGACTGA
- a CDS encoding glycogen debranching N-terminal domain-containing protein, whose protein sequence is MTEEVLVDGHTFLVTDEAFTLDGAGGLFHRDTRYLSDLDVSVENTALKSVGSHLRSPWRRRVTYADAASTVNKIDESAEQKHTTLALTRDQVVAEGLGLVERVRVANHARSATTLRLSVDVDADFENLFEVRGFSTGIDREVERTAADDRIRWRYDPADASGATTTVWFEPTPETLTPRGGTFRLPLASQASATVTMAVLPDGTDSVAKGSLFDRAVDAAGGPSLGVDTDALGESRYRTVFERAVSDLRALVTATDYGPVSLAGVPWFATVFGRDALLTAYNALPVLPTLAAGTLRYLAVQQGTSEDTYREEAPGKIFHEIRQGELAERGEIPHTPYYGTIDATPLWLVVLDETRRWTNDESLLEELWPAAERAVDWLETATDRGRDDPFLYYCEADSTGVVHKAWRDTERSVQFADGRPADAPLASAEVQGYVYDAYRRTAAMARERGQEADAREYERRAERIAKWFDADFWLPNREYYGTALTSDGRVVDSTTSNVGHCLWSGIVDPDRADAVVETLLDDGLNTGWGVRTMSSEDAGYSPVSYHVGSVWPHDNALVALGAAGYGFHEAAERIATDVLEACRTFDRQRVPELYCGFADETPYQYPSACEPQAWGASTPLALLRALFGLDPDEGITTAPSSVDIGREAVAALVDGVDVTATASGDTP, encoded by the coding sequence ATGACTGAGGAAGTGCTCGTCGACGGCCATACGTTCCTCGTCACCGATGAGGCGTTCACGCTCGACGGGGCCGGCGGCCTGTTCCACCGTGACACGCGCTACCTCTCCGATCTGGACGTTTCCGTCGAGAACACGGCCCTCAAATCAGTAGGTAGCCACCTAAGGTCGCCGTGGCGACGGCGGGTCACCTACGCTGACGCCGCCTCGACGGTGAACAAGATAGACGAGTCCGCGGAACAGAAACACACGACCCTGGCGCTGACACGGGACCAGGTCGTCGCTGAGGGCCTCGGCCTGGTCGAACGGGTACGTGTCGCCAACCACGCGCGGTCGGCGACGACGCTCAGGCTGTCGGTCGATGTCGATGCCGACTTCGAGAATCTCTTCGAGGTTCGGGGCTTCTCGACGGGCATCGACCGCGAGGTCGAACGTACCGCGGCGGACGACCGAATCAGGTGGCGCTACGACCCGGCGGACGCGAGCGGCGCGACGACGACCGTGTGGTTCGAACCTACCCCGGAAACACTGACTCCCCGCGGTGGGACGTTCAGACTCCCGCTGGCCTCGCAGGCGTCCGCCACGGTGACGATGGCGGTGCTCCCCGACGGGACCGACAGCGTGGCCAAGGGGTCGCTGTTCGACCGCGCGGTCGACGCCGCCGGCGGTCCCTCACTCGGCGTCGACACTGACGCTCTCGGGGAGAGCCGCTACAGGACGGTGTTCGAACGCGCCGTGTCGGACCTGCGCGCGCTCGTGACGGCCACCGACTACGGACCGGTCTCCCTGGCGGGCGTACCGTGGTTCGCGACCGTGTTCGGCCGCGACGCCCTGCTGACGGCGTACAACGCTCTCCCCGTCCTCCCAACGCTGGCGGCCGGGACACTCCGGTATCTCGCTGTCCAACAGGGTACCAGCGAGGACACCTACCGTGAGGAGGCACCCGGGAAGATCTTCCACGAGATCCGGCAGGGTGAACTGGCCGAACGCGGGGAGATACCCCACACGCCCTACTACGGTACCATCGACGCGACGCCGCTGTGGCTGGTCGTCCTCGACGAGACACGGCGTTGGACCAACGACGAGTCGCTCCTCGAGGAGCTTTGGCCGGCCGCCGAACGCGCCGTCGACTGGCTCGAAACCGCGACCGACCGGGGCCGGGACGACCCGTTCCTCTACTACTGCGAGGCAGACAGTACGGGAGTGGTTCACAAGGCCTGGCGGGATACGGAACGGAGCGTCCAGTTCGCCGACGGACGGCCGGCGGACGCGCCGCTCGCCAGCGCCGAGGTACAGGGGTACGTCTACGACGCCTACCGACGGACGGCCGCGATGGCTCGCGAGCGCGGTCAGGAGGCCGACGCCCGCGAGTACGAACGCCGGGCTGAGCGCATCGCCAAATGGTTCGACGCCGATTTCTGGCTCCCCAACCGGGAATACTACGGAACAGCGCTGACCAGCGACGGGCGGGTGGTCGACTCGACGACCTCCAACGTCGGCCACTGCCTCTGGTCGGGAATCGTCGACCCCGACCGGGCGGATGCGGTGGTCGAGACGCTCCTCGACGACGGGTTGAACACGGGCTGGGGGGTGCGGACGATGAGCAGCGAAGACGCTGGGTACAGCCCCGTCTCCTACCACGTCGGGAGCGTCTGGCCCCACGACAACGCCCTTGTCGCCTTGGGAGCCGCCGGCTACGGCTTCCACGAGGCGGCCGAGCGGATCGCGACCGATGTCCTGGAGGCCTGTCGGACCTTCGACCGGCAGCGCGTCCCCGAACTGTACTGCGGGTTCGCCGACGAGACGCCGTACCAGTACCCGTCAGCCTGCGAACCCCAGGCCTGGGGTGCGTCGACACCGCTCGCGCTCCTGCGGGCCCTGTTCGGACTCGACCCCGACGAGGGCATTACTACGGCGCCGTCGTCGGTCGATATCGGCCGTGAGGCCGTCGCCGCTCTCGTCGACGGCGTCGACGTGACCGCCACCGCCAGCGGTGATACGCCGTGA
- a CDS encoding sulfatase, protein MRVLLIDIDSLRPDHLGCYGYDRPTSPGIDTLAAEGVRFTRAYASDTPCLPSRTALAAGRFGARTGVVTHFGDGQWYDYNASGHDAAPNAPLAFRHLSRHGVRTATVSSFGSHHSAYHFSGSFTDAIQPTTRKDDETAVDVTREATAWLNRHATDDDWLLHVQYWGVHHPYHDVADDVETLRDGDWTLDWPDGDALAAQRGMTGPRSADLWPTPDVVDDPDYEAQYGDWPILDRFETPTDVVHLVDGYDASIRRIDRHVKRLLAALDEAGVRDEVTIIVTADHGEALGEHGLYAEHGLAHPPTQRVPLIVAGPIVTDPDRTIDAQVYQFDLTATLCPLFDAPVPDGWDARPLTDALRDRSVDGRNALVCGHGIFTFSRAVYEDDWAYIRLLHPGVFSHPELFNAPDTEGPAAGLELLHDRQADPHMTENLVADRPEVADRLRGRLADWRDEMLATTDAGGTDPLARMAVESGPFYYVDPEELAAYYRRTDRSERQVRTVERARSFPTDR, encoded by the coding sequence GTGAGAGTGCTCCTCATCGATATAGACTCGCTGCGACCGGACCACCTCGGCTGCTACGGGTACGACCGCCCGACCTCGCCCGGTATCGACACCCTGGCGGCAGAGGGCGTCCGGTTCACGCGGGCGTACGCCTCGGACACTCCATGTCTTCCAAGCCGGACGGCACTGGCTGCGGGCCGGTTCGGCGCTCGAACCGGCGTTGTCACCCACTTCGGCGACGGACAGTGGTACGACTACAATGCGAGCGGTCACGACGCTGCCCCGAATGCCCCCCTCGCCTTCCGACACCTCTCACGACACGGCGTGCGGACCGCGACGGTCAGTAGCTTCGGCAGCCACCACTCGGCGTACCACTTCAGCGGCTCGTTTACCGATGCGATCCAGCCGACGACGCGGAAGGACGACGAGACAGCCGTGGACGTGACCCGCGAAGCCACTGCCTGGCTCAACCGCCACGCGACCGACGACGACTGGCTGTTGCACGTCCAGTACTGGGGCGTCCACCACCCGTACCACGACGTGGCCGACGATGTCGAGACGCTCCGGGACGGCGACTGGACACTGGACTGGCCCGACGGTGACGCCCTCGCCGCCCAGCGCGGGATGACCGGTCCCCGCAGCGCGGACCTCTGGCCCACGCCTGACGTCGTCGACGACCCCGACTACGAGGCCCAGTACGGCGACTGGCCGATCCTGGACCGCTTCGAAACGCCCACGGATGTCGTCCACCTCGTCGACGGGTACGACGCCAGCATCCGCAGGATTGACCGCCACGTCAAGCGGCTCCTCGCGGCGCTTGACGAGGCGGGTGTCCGCGATGAGGTGACGATCATCGTCACCGCGGATCACGGCGAGGCGCTGGGAGAACACGGACTCTACGCCGAGCACGGTCTCGCACACCCGCCGACACAACGCGTGCCGCTGATCGTCGCCGGACCGATCGTCACCGATCCCGACCGCACCATCGATGCGCAGGTGTACCAGTTCGATCTAACCGCGACGCTGTGTCCCCTGTTCGACGCGCCGGTACCCGACGGCTGGGACGCCAGGCCGCTGACCGATGCTCTCCGTGACCGCTCGGTCGACGGCCGGAACGCGCTGGTCTGTGGCCACGGCATCTTCACGTTCAGCCGCGCAGTCTACGAGGACGACTGGGCATATATCCGATTGCTCCATCCTGGCGTGTTCTCACATCCGGAGCTGTTCAACGCGCCCGACACCGAGGGGCCAGCTGCCGGCCTCGAACTCCTCCACGACCGCCAGGCGGACCCGCACATGACCGAGAACCTCGTGGCCGACCGGCCGGAGGTAGCCGACCGCCTGCGCGGCCGGCTGGCCGACTGGCGGGACGAGATGCTCGCGACGACGGACGCTGGCGGGACCGATCCGCTCGCTCGGATGGCCGTCGAAAGCGGCCCGTTCTACTACGTTGACCCCGAGGAACTGGCGGCATACTACCGGCGGACTGACCGGAGTGAGCGACAGGTGCGGACAGTCGAACGGGCGCGATCATTCCCGACCGACAGATGA
- a CDS encoding formylglycine-generating enzyme family protein, whose protein sequence is MTDDDPACCGPDRESGPRPSRDGGDVTGTDTARERTVPADAADERTDGMVRLNGGTFTMGTDSGEGFPEDGEGPTREVTLSPFYVDRHAVTIAEFLAFVRDTGYTTDAERYGWSFVFTDFVADADSGYVRQRVDAAPWWVAVAGTTWLRPDGPSSNVLDNRERLKHPVTHVSWRDARAYTEWAGKRLPTETEWEYAARGGLSGKRFPWGDELRPDGEHRCNIWQGDFPSHDTAADGYHGTAPVDAYEPNGYGLYNVSGNVWEWCADWFSPDYHTTDDYSHVDPTGPEDGTQRVMRGGSYLCHRSWCNRYRVPARSKNTPDSSTGNIGFRCVVDAMD, encoded by the coding sequence ATGACCGACGACGATCCGGCCTGCTGTGGTCCGGACCGTGAGTCGGGGCCTCGGCCATCCCGTGACGGCGGCGACGTGACGGGTACCGACACCGCGCGAGAGCGGACGGTTCCCGCCGACGCGGCCGACGAGCGGACCGACGGGATGGTTCGCCTCAACGGCGGGACGTTCACGATGGGGACCGACTCCGGTGAGGGGTTCCCCGAGGACGGTGAGGGGCCGACCCGCGAGGTGACGCTGTCGCCGTTCTACGTTGACCGCCATGCGGTAACGATCGCGGAGTTCCTCGCGTTCGTCCGCGACACGGGGTATACCACCGACGCTGAACGATACGGCTGGTCGTTCGTCTTCACCGACTTCGTCGCCGACGCCGACAGCGGGTACGTCCGCCAGCGGGTCGACGCCGCGCCCTGGTGGGTCGCCGTCGCGGGCACGACGTGGCTCCGGCCCGACGGGCCGAGTTCGAACGTCCTCGACAACCGCGAGCGACTGAAACACCCGGTGACACACGTCTCCTGGCGCGATGCTCGGGCCTATACCGAGTGGGCGGGCAAACGTCTCCCGACGGAGACCGAGTGGGAGTACGCCGCCCGCGGTGGCCTCTCAGGCAAACGCTTCCCGTGGGGCGACGAACTGCGGCCCGACGGCGAGCACCGCTGTAACATCTGGCAGGGGGACTTCCCCAGTCACGACACGGCAGCGGACGGGTATCACGGGACGGCCCCCGTCGATGCCTACGAACCCAACGGCTACGGGTTGTACAACGTCTCGGGCAACGTCTGGGAGTGGTGTGCCGACTGGTTCAGTCCGGACTATCACACGACCGACGACTACAGCCACGTAGATCCCACGGGTCCCGAAGATGGTACCCAGCGTGTGATGCGCGGCGGGTCGTATCTCTGTCACCGGTCATGGTGCAACCGCTACCGCGTCCCTGCCCGATCGAAGAACACGCCCGACAGTTCAACCGGAAACATCGGCTTCCGGTGTGTGGTCGACGCGATGGACTGA
- a CDS encoding PIN domain-containing protein, whose protein sequence is MKLVIDANVVISALIADSKTRELIVTLDPDLLTPAFVHDEIEKYEDLIVAKSGMEPDRVTQFIDLLFQYIKVVPAEEFYPAIEEADAAIGDTDPDDVLYLACAIVSDVAIWSDDSDFGEQNLVTWYSTGDVVNSFDTV, encoded by the coding sequence ATGAAGCTGGTAATCGACGCCAATGTTGTCATTTCTGCTCTCATCGCTGATTCGAAAACGCGGGAACTCATCGTTACGCTCGACCCGGATCTCTTGACGCCCGCGTTCGTCCACGATGAAATCGAGAAGTACGAAGATCTGATCGTGGCGAAATCTGGGATGGAACCGGACCGAGTGACACAGTTTATCGACCTTCTGTTTCAGTACATTAAGGTCGTTCCTGCTGAGGAATTCTATCCAGCCATCGAAGAAGCAGACGCGGCGATTGGTGATACTGATCCCGATGATGTGCTCTATTTGGCGTGTGCCATCGTCAGCGATGTGGCTATCTGGAGTGATGATTCCGATTTCGGTGAACAGAACCTCGTTACGTGGTACTCCACAGGTGATGTGGTCAACTCGTTCGACACGGTCTGA